TCTACCATATTTAGAAAGAACAAGAGATTTAGGAAGAGATGATGCTTGGTTAAACTCTGAAATTGGATTTTGTTTAAATAGGTTAGAAAGATTTGAAGATGGATTACTATTTTTACAAAAGGCAATGGAACAAGGAGAAAATAATACATGGTTAAATTCAGAAATTGGTTATTGCTTAAAGAGATTAAATAGATATGAAGAAGCACTAAATTATTATTTAAAAGCTGAAGAGTTAGGTAGAAATGATGAGTGGATAAATGTGGAAATTTCTGAATGTCTTGGAGAAGTAGGAAAAGTTGAAGAAGCTATTGATAGATTACAGAAAGTTCTCACTTTAGAAGATTCAGATAAAGTTCTAATAAATTCACAAATAGGATATTTATTTGGAAGATTAAATAATTCAAAAGAAGCTTTAAAATATTTATATGAAGCTGAAAAAGAGGGAAGAAATGATATTTGGTTATATTCTGAGATAGGTTGGAATTTAGCAGATGATCCAACACAGTATGAAAAAGCTTTGGAATATTTTAATAAAGCAGTTGATTTAGGAAGAGATGATATTTGGATTAATGGACAATTAGGATTTGTATTATCAAAAATTGGAAGAGTAAAAGAAGCAATACAATATTTAGAAAAAGCTAGATTTGCAAATGCTGATGATAACTGGATAGCTTATCAATTAGGAGTTGCATATAGAAAAGATGGAGATATTCAAAAAGCAATAGAAATATTAGAAAGTTCTTTAGAAAAAACTCAATTTAGAGGTTGGGTAGAATTAGAACTAGCTGTTTGCTATGCATTGATTGAGGAAAGAGAAAAAGCTCAAAATTATTTGAATGAAGCAGAAACGTATATTGGTGGCGAAAAGGAAAATTATCCAGATGTAAAAAAAGATTTTGAAATGGTTAATCAGCTTCTTAAATCTACTAATTATCTATCATAATAAACACTATCCCTTTTTATTATAGATATGATATAATAATACTGAAGGGAGGATAAACAAAAATATATGTTCGATTTAATAGGGAAAAATAGTAACACTTGTAGAATTTATCAAGTTAGTAATAGCTTTGATAAAATTTATAAAGAGAGTTATTAGGAGATATACAGGGAAATAACTTCCCTCCTCCCTTCTCCTATTAAAAAATAGGAGTGATAAGGTTGAGTGATAGATTTTGGCATATTTTACTTCTAATAGTAGTTATTGGAAAAATTATCGAATGGGGCTACAAATTATATAATTGGCATAAAAATAAAAAAGGTAAGAACTAAATAGCTCATTACCTTTTTCATGTTCAATTTAATAGGTACTTAAGTTATAACAGTTATTAAAATAAAAGTCAAGGAGAAAGGAAGTAAGAAGATGAAGATAAGATTCTTTGGAGAGATTGATATCAATAAAGATTATTATGAAACTACTATTCATTTAGGGAATAGAGATATCCAATTAGATTTGAATTTAGAGGAAGTAGTAGGAAAAAAAGATTGGATATTAGAGTATGATGAATATATTTCAAAATTATCTATTTATAAAGAAAAGATAGAAGAGAAATTAAATGAAGATTTTGATGACTGGGGTCTTACTAAAGAATGGATAGATTGGCATATAGAGGAATTTGATAAAAAAGATATAGAAAAACTTACAGAGGGAGAAGATAAAAATCTTCCAATAGATGAGAAACTTTTTAGAGCTATAAATTTAGTAAGGATAGGAATATATCCAGGATATGAAGATTATGCTATATGGGATTTTATGCTAAATAGAGAGTTTAGTGATCAAATTCTTGTAGTTGTGACTGATAATAAAGGTGAGATTGTAGATATTACTTGGGAAAGTTAAGGAGGAGTTATGGAAAAAAATAATGTGATGAATGGTTTTATACTTTTTAAAGACACAACATGTAATTTTGATGAGATTAAGAAAAATTTAAAATCAGATTGGAATATTGATATGAATGGAGAGATAAAAGAGGGAGCAACTGTTTTTAATGTAGGAAATACTATGGTAGCTCTATCTTTTATACCAGCTCCTGTACCAAATGGAGAGGCAGAAGCTAATGCTAAAAACAATATTTTCTGGGAAGATGGAGTTAAGAAAACTTCTGAACACAAAGCACAAATGATAGTAGCTATAACAGGTGGAAAAGATCCAGTAAAAAGTTCTAAACTTTTTGTAAAAGTAGCTTCTAGTATTTTAAAGTTAGAAAATACAATAGGAATTTATAAATATCCAACTGTAATTCCAAGTGATATATATATTGAAGTTGCTGAAGAGTTAAAAGAGGATTCTTTTCCAGTACTAGATGTAGTATATATTGGATTATATAGAAGTGATAATGGAATTTGTGGATATACAGAGGGATTAAAATATTTTGGTAAAAAAGAGATAGAGATAATAGATACTGATGTGGAAGTATTTGAGCTATATGAGTTTTTAATAGATATAGCTAACTATGTAATAACTTGTGATGTAAAATTAAATGATGGAGAAACAATAGGATTTTCAGCAGAACAAAAACTTCCTATAACTATAACTAAAGGAGTAGCTTTTGAAGAAGATACTATTAAGATAGAGTTTAACAATAGCAATAAAAATTAAAAATAAGGAGAGAGTAATGGTAGATATAAATGAAGATTTATGGTGGGATACTTTTGAAGAGTATTCTATAAAGTTTGGAGAGGTAAGACCAGATTATAAGAAATTAAAACCAGAGGAAGCAGAAATAGGGGCACTGTTTAATATGGAGTTAGATATGCACAATGGAGGTTTTTTACAATTTTTCTGTAATTGGGGATATGAAGCGTATATCTATGCACTAAGAGGATTGGAGAGTATAGGAGCAATAGAAACTAAAAAACTTCTTGAAAAACAATATGGAGTAATAGCAAGATTAAAAGATGATAAAAGAGTAGATGAGTTATGGGCTATTCCAGAGTTTTTAAAAGAGAGTGAGTTAGATAAGTTGGATAAATTAGATGAAGAGTACTGGGAAGACAG
The genomic region above belongs to uncultured Fusobacterium sp. and contains:
- a CDS encoding DUF4375 domain-containing protein, which codes for MVDINEDLWWDTFEEYSIKFGEVRPDYKKLKPEEAEIGALFNMELDMHNGGFLQFFCNWGYEAYIYALRGLESIGAIETKKLLEKQYGVIARLKDDKRVDELWAIPEFLKESELDKLDKLDEEYWEDREKIMDKMYTHYIEKK
- a CDS encoding DUF4261 domain-containing protein, translating into MEKNNVMNGFILFKDTTCNFDEIKKNLKSDWNIDMNGEIKEGATVFNVGNTMVALSFIPAPVPNGEAEANAKNNIFWEDGVKKTSEHKAQMIVAITGGKDPVKSSKLFVKVASSILKLENTIGIYKYPTVIPSDIYIEVAEELKEDSFPVLDVVYIGLYRSDNGICGYTEGLKYFGKKEIEIIDTDVEVFELYEFLIDIANYVITCDVKLNDGETIGFSAEQKLPITITKGVAFEEDTIKIEFNNSNKN
- a CDS encoding DUF2004 domain-containing protein → MKIRFFGEIDINKDYYETTIHLGNRDIQLDLNLEEVVGKKDWILEYDEYISKLSIYKEKIEEKLNEDFDDWGLTKEWIDWHIEEFDKKDIEKLTEGEDKNLPIDEKLFRAINLVRIGIYPGYEDYAIWDFMLNREFSDQILVVVTDNKGEIVDITWES